One stretch of Dokdonia sp. Hel_I_53 DNA includes these proteins:
- a CDS encoding ABC transporter permease, which translates to MAGDKVIQDDWLYEIKPKGKFIDLNFKEIWRYRDLLVLFVKRDIVTVYKQTVLGPLWFLIQPLFTSVVFTLIFNNIGNINTGAVPAFLFNLIGITLWNYFKDCLSSTSVTFTSNAGLFGKVYFPRFIVPASKVVSGLFKYTIQLLIFFGFYVYYIFVKGIDVRPSLWVWLVPICILNMALISLGVGMILSAMTTKYRDLTVLVSFGLNLLMYISAVMYPLEEIRKKLPKYFWLIEYNPLAQIIETYRGLLLGATSINFNAILITFLIGICSFLIGLVIFNKTEKTFIDTV; encoded by the coding sequence ATGGCTGGAGATAAAGTGATACAAGACGATTGGCTCTATGAGATTAAACCGAAAGGAAAATTTATAGATCTTAATTTTAAAGAAATCTGGAGGTACAGAGATCTCTTGGTTTTGTTTGTAAAACGGGATATTGTTACGGTTTATAAACAAACGGTTCTAGGGCCTTTGTGGTTTTTAATACAACCCTTATTTACGAGTGTGGTATTTACACTCATATTTAATAATATTGGGAATATAAACACGGGAGCTGTTCCCGCTTTCTTGTTTAATCTCATTGGGATTACTTTATGGAATTATTTTAAAGATTGCTTATCCTCTACGAGCGTAACGTTTACCAGTAATGCAGGACTTTTTGGAAAAGTTTATTTCCCTCGTTTTATTGTTCCTGCTTCTAAAGTAGTATCTGGACTCTTCAAGTATACCATACAGCTATTGATCTTCTTTGGTTTTTACGTCTATTATATCTTTGTTAAGGGTATTGATGTGCGTCCTTCTTTGTGGGTTTGGTTAGTGCCCATCTGCATCCTCAACATGGCCCTCATAAGTTTAGGAGTGGGGATGATATTAAGCGCAATGACCACAAAGTATAGAGATTTGACGGTGTTGGTCTCATTTGGGTTAAATTTATTAATGTATATCAGCGCGGTGATGTATCCATTAGAAGAGATCCGAAAAAAGCTCCCTAAGTATTTCTGGCTTATAGAGTACAATCCCTTGGCTCAAATAATTGAAACCTATCGCGGGTTACTTTTAGGGGCTACTTCTATAAATTTTAATGCGATACTCATTACTTTTTTAATTGGAATCTGTAGTTTTCTTATTGGACTAGTCATTTTCAATAAAACGGAAAAAACATTTATAGATACGGTGTAG
- a CDS encoding TIGR01777 family oxidoreductase, which translates to MKILITGATGLVGSALSDLCRTDGIHVNYLTTSKKKIRSEKNLQGFYWNPKEDYLDEESMADVEVIVHLAGATIAQRWTPENKEAIFDSRIKTARMLFSTLSRKRKENEPKTVMHYISASAIGGYPSSLTKLYNETYPEYATGFLGEIVEEWEKSATEFQRLDIITTCVRTGIILDKEDGALPKIMKPITYGAGAPLGSGKQWQSWIHTEDMAGIYHYIIKNRLSGIYNAVAPYPVTNMEMTEVLAAQLDKPLLLPKVPKFALKLVLGDMAAIVLESQKVSAKKIREEGYLFKYKKIDQAIKDILDI; encoded by the coding sequence ATGAAAATATTAATAACAGGAGCCACAGGATTGGTAGGTTCTGCACTAAGTGATTTGTGTCGCACAGATGGTATCCATGTAAATTATCTCACAACATCAAAGAAAAAAATACGTTCAGAAAAAAACTTACAAGGTTTCTATTGGAACCCAAAAGAGGATTATCTTGACGAAGAATCTATGGCAGATGTTGAGGTGATTGTTCACTTGGCTGGAGCTACTATTGCACAACGATGGACACCAGAAAATAAGGAAGCCATCTTTGATAGTAGAATTAAAACGGCTAGGATGTTGTTTAGTACGCTTTCGCGAAAGCGTAAAGAAAACGAGCCTAAAACAGTTATGCACTATATTTCTGCAAGTGCGATAGGAGGCTACCCCTCATCTCTTACAAAGCTATATAACGAGACATATCCAGAGTATGCCACAGGGTTTCTTGGAGAAATTGTGGAGGAGTGGGAAAAATCTGCGACGGAATTTCAACGTCTAGACATAATAACTACCTGCGTGCGTACGGGAATTATACTTGATAAAGAGGATGGTGCACTTCCTAAAATAATGAAGCCTATTACCTATGGTGCTGGTGCTCCACTAGGGAGTGGTAAGCAATGGCAATCGTGGATTCATACGGAAGATATGGCTGGCATCTACCATTATATTATTAAAAACAGACTTTCTGGAATTTATAATGCCGTGGCCCCTTATCCTGTAACAAATATGGAAATGACAGAGGTGCTTGCAGCACAATTAGACAAGCCTTTATTACTTCCTAAAGTTCCTAAGTTTGCTTTAAAATTAGTCTTAGGCGATATGGCCGCAATTGTTCTAGAAAGTCAAAAAGTAAGTGCAAAAAAGATTAGAGAAGAAGGGTATTTATTTAAATATAAAAAGATAGACCAGGCAATTAAAGATATTCTAGACATCTAG
- a CDS encoding NAD(P)-dependent oxidoreductase, which yields MKFAIIKERKNPPDRRVVFSPEKLAEAREQFSKAKFIVESSDIRIFPNDLYRLNGFKVTKDVSKADVLIGVKEVPIDALIPDKKYFFFSHTIKKQPYNRALLQAVLEKNIELYDHEVITSENSSRLIGFGRYAGLVGAYNGFRLLGKRNLLFDLPKVEELSDLNAVKKELDKLALPKIKICLTGSGKVAMGAKEILDHLQIREVTIADYLSNDFEYPVYCHIDVLDYNKRIDGAIGDKYEFYKDPSGYKSDFMKFAQVTDYFIAGHFYGDGAPYLFTREQAKDPNFNIQVIADVSCDINGPVASTIKPSTIADPFYGYNPLTEKEDNYTKEGVIAVMAVDNLPCELPRDASEGFGEMFLEHVIPAFFNGDEDGVLERALMTKNGKLTPRYSYLQGYVDGK from the coding sequence ATGAAATTTGCTATCATTAAAGAACGTAAAAATCCACCAGATCGCCGTGTAGTTTTTTCACCAGAAAAGCTAGCGGAGGCTAGAGAACAGTTCTCAAAAGCAAAGTTTATAGTAGAATCTTCTGATATACGTATTTTTCCTAACGATCTATATAGACTAAACGGTTTTAAAGTCACAAAAGATGTATCAAAGGCTGATGTCCTGATTGGTGTAAAGGAAGTCCCGATAGATGCACTCATCCCCGATAAAAAATATTTTTTCTTTAGCCATACAATTAAGAAGCAACCATACAATAGAGCTTTGTTACAAGCTGTTTTAGAAAAAAACATTGAGCTTTACGATCACGAGGTTATTACTTCAGAAAATTCTTCAAGGCTTATAGGTTTTGGTCGATATGCCGGATTAGTAGGAGCTTATAATGGTTTTAGATTGTTGGGTAAAAGAAATCTATTATTTGACCTCCCTAAAGTGGAAGAACTCTCAGACCTGAATGCCGTTAAAAAAGAGCTAGATAAATTAGCACTTCCTAAAATTAAAATTTGCCTTACAGGCTCTGGAAAAGTAGCGATGGGGGCAAAAGAAATTCTTGATCATCTACAAATTAGGGAAGTTACCATAGCAGACTATCTGTCTAATGATTTTGAATACCCTGTATATTGTCACATTGACGTATTAGATTATAATAAACGAATAGATGGTGCTATAGGAGATAAATATGAATTTTATAAGGATCCCTCTGGTTATAAAAGTGACTTTATGAAGTTTGCCCAAGTGACAGATTATTTTATTGCTGGTCACTTTTATGGGGATGGAGCTCCTTATCTTTTTACTAGAGAACAAGCAAAAGACCCTAACTTCAATATTCAAGTAATTGCAGATGTTTCTTGTGACATAAACGGTCCAGTAGCCAGCACGATTAAACCCTCCACCATTGCAGATCCTTTTTATGGATATAATCCTCTTACCGAAAAAGAAGATAATTATACGAAAGAAGGAGTAATTGCCGTTATGGCGGTAGATAATCTACCTTGTGAACTCCCAAGAGATGCAAGTGAAGGATTTGGTGAGATGTTTTTAGAGCATGTAATTCCTGCTTTTTTTAATGGAGATGAAGACGGTGTATTAGAAAGAGCATTGATGACTAAGAATGGAAAGCTTACGCCTAGGTATTCCTATTTACAAGGATATGTAGATGGCAAGTAG
- a CDS encoding polysaccharide biosynthesis/export family protein, with protein sequence MRYIILVLLLSMVALTSSCVPLKDITYLRESEMKSDSLISVQVQQRPYRVQVGDILSIRLKALDQQLVDFFNPAGSGGVSLDEGFYYDGFAIDTHGNIRVPELGEINVLGRTTEEIREIIEKRLLADYIKDEADLFVTVKLPGIRYTLVGEIGSPGTQNVLAEKVSILEAIANAGGVPLTGDLTDILIIRQYPGGQRVHHIDLTTIDVMQSPFYYIQPNDIITVNPLPQKAIGVGTTGLQALTTIISIVTTIATVILLATR encoded by the coding sequence ATGAGATATATTATTTTAGTGCTGTTACTTAGCATGGTTGCACTTACTTCTTCTTGTGTGCCACTTAAAGACATCACCTATTTGCGTGAATCAGAAATGAAATCAGATAGTCTTATTTCGGTACAGGTACAACAAAGACCATATCGTGTACAAGTGGGAGATATTCTCAGTATACGTCTTAAAGCTCTAGATCAACAACTTGTAGACTTTTTCAATCCAGCAGGATCTGGAGGCGTTTCGCTTGATGAAGGATTTTATTATGATGGTTTTGCGATTGATACACATGGTAATATCAGAGTACCAGAATTAGGAGAGATCAACGTATTAGGAAGAACTACAGAAGAGATTAGAGAAATTATTGAAAAACGATTGCTGGCAGATTATATTAAAGACGAAGCAGATCTTTTTGTGACTGTAAAGCTTCCTGGAATTCGATACACCCTAGTGGGAGAGATAGGAAGTCCAGGAACTCAAAACGTGTTAGCAGAAAAGGTGTCTATTCTTGAGGCAATAGCAAATGCTGGAGGCGTTCCTCTCACAGGTGATTTGACAGATATTTTGATTATAAGACAATATCCAGGAGGGCAACGTGTTCATCATATAGACTTAACAACTATTGATGTGATGCAATCTCCATTTTATTATATTCAACCCAATGATATCATTACGGTAAATCCTTTGCCGCAAAAAGCCATTGGTGTAGGTACAACTGGATTACAGGCCCTTACAACAATAATAAGCATTGTCACAACAATCGCCACAGTTATTCTACTAGCAACACGATAA
- a CDS encoding FkbM family methyltransferase — translation MNIHNLRYRLAKKIGSKLQKYASNRNATSKKNIEKVWTSKFINSNFFEHNLEEGIKINLYEDSILSQYIYNGFEELELNFVKKNLSTGDTFLDIGSNVGLFSLVASKAVGDRGSVIAFEPNPETYRRLQENIDLNNFHNITTHNIGLSDRKNTLDFFISDTGFDAWNSFAPEPSKLQNVIKVDVLSLDKFLEKFDKEKIKLIKIDVEGWEKFVLKGGESFLNNYNPILIIEFGEENTLNANYHVQELFGILESYGYKWYDIQKDLTLISHKKVLNYPYSNLIAKKN, via the coding sequence ATGAATATTCATAACTTAAGATATCGGCTGGCTAAAAAAATAGGTAGTAAGCTTCAAAAATATGCTAGTAATAGGAACGCCACTTCGAAAAAGAATATTGAAAAAGTATGGACCTCAAAATTTATAAATAGTAATTTTTTCGAACATAATTTAGAAGAGGGAATTAAAATAAATTTGTATGAGGACAGTATATTATCTCAATACATATATAATGGCTTTGAAGAGCTAGAACTAAATTTTGTAAAAAAAAATCTCAGTACTGGTGACACTTTTCTTGATATAGGTTCTAATGTCGGGTTATTCAGTCTAGTAGCTTCTAAAGCTGTTGGTGATCGCGGTAGCGTGATTGCTTTTGAGCCTAATCCTGAAACTTATAGAAGACTACAAGAAAATATTGATCTTAATAATTTTCATAATATAACTACTCACAACATTGGCTTATCAGATAGAAAAAATACTCTCGATTTTTTCATTTCTGATACGGGGTTTGATGCTTGGAATTCATTTGCTCCCGAACCTTCTAAACTCCAAAATGTAATCAAAGTTGATGTTCTTTCACTGGATAAATTTTTAGAAAAATTTGATAAGGAAAAAATTAAACTGATAAAGATAGATGTTGAGGGCTGGGAAAAATTTGTTTTAAAGGGTGGTGAGTCATTTTTAAATAATTATAATCCAATTTTAATAATAGAATTTGGAGAAGAAAATACATTAAATGCAAACTATCACGTGCAAGAACTTTTTGGGATTTTAGAAAGTTACGGTTATAAATGGTACGATATTCAAAAGGATTTAACATTAATATCTCACAAAAAAGTACTCAATTACCCATATTCAAACCTAATCGCCAAGAAGAACTAA
- a CDS encoding FkbM family methyltransferase, with the protein MLSNRIKRKIVNLIKKRFNLTEKSNLQGDLIRRKKIQNHCNIDKILDVGANSGQYALQQLNNMGFKGSIISFEPMQKPFQDLLKFSEQYNSWKVENIGLGLKNKTSVINIAQNSYSSSLLKMLPSHLNNAPESIYVDEETITLNTLTTVFKAHCSLDDNIFLKIDTQGYEYNILESGRDILNNIKMIQIEMSLIPLYEGEKTYDEMIKYLKDLNFQLWSVEPGFYSYETGELLQIDGIFVNTRHIAI; encoded by the coding sequence ATGTTATCAAATCGAATAAAACGCAAAATAGTCAATCTAATAAAAAAAAGGTTTAATCTGACAGAAAAATCAAATCTGCAAGGTGACCTTATCAGAAGAAAGAAGATACAAAACCACTGTAATATCGATAAGATTCTTGATGTGGGTGCAAATAGTGGTCAATATGCTCTTCAACAATTAAATAACATGGGATTCAAAGGCTCAATTATTTCATTTGAACCTATGCAAAAACCTTTTCAAGATTTATTAAAATTCTCGGAGCAATATAATTCTTGGAAAGTAGAAAACATAGGATTAGGCTTGAAAAATAAAACCTCCGTAATCAATATAGCTCAAAACTCATATAGCAGCTCCCTTTTAAAAATGCTCCCTTCTCATTTAAATAATGCACCAGAGTCTATTTACGTAGATGAGGAAACTATTACTCTTAATACACTTACTACAGTATTTAAAGCTCATTGTTCTCTGGATGATAATATTTTTCTAAAAATTGACACGCAGGGTTATGAGTACAATATATTAGAAAGTGGTCGTGACATTCTAAATAATATTAAAATGATTCAAATTGAGATGTCTCTAATTCCATTGTATGAAGGCGAAAAAACCTATGATGAAATGATTAAATATTTAAAAGACTTAAATTTTCAACTTTGGTCTGTTGAACCAGGTTTCTATAGTTATGAAACTGGAGAGCTGCTTCAAATTGATGGTATATTTGTGAACACGAGACATATAGCTATTTAG
- a CDS encoding exopolysaccharide transport family protein gives MEEDFDVQSSGGFFDFKGFLFRLVSFWWLFLISLAIAFGIARYINVRKVPIYRETSVISIKDDQNQMFGGNTSLVFNWGGTTDKVQTSIIMLKSRSHAERVVQYLQYYINYQKQGEYHIEDVYGNTPFRLKLNDSFPQLYGKRMTFIDQGNGLVRIKIPFNGENISLYNYRTLQPAIIPGPTESFDEVLKIGDTIETPFLKGVLLPTEVYPQEGDAYLVSLGNFNATAGRYRGIGITQTPRGSSILELSLVGTNKKRLIDYLNASIAVRTDEQLRQKNLFATKTIKYIDSSLKSSNRDLDKALADLNYFQSKNRDVALSGGAEQISSELQSLDNKKDELARQLVYYKQLENYLTTRTDYTNVPAPSVTLINEGSITNGVSSIVQLALQRSNLSYTAKEGNPAFRDLDRRINAEKEVLFENIRSSKEQINYQIATLNQDIREAQGQLRQFPKEEQELAEIQRRFSISQEAYDLYTTKRSEAEIIKASNVSDILFIDKAKDVGRGPIGPNTQLNKVMAAFFGSVIPIALVLILFFLDAKIGTPEDVKKRSSINILGVIGKNKRGSVLVVRDHPRSAIAEAFRGLRSSLQFIYKKKGLTGAKTVLVTSSISGEGKTFTSINLASVFALSEKKTVLVGLDLRKPKIFDDFNIDNDKGVVNYLIGDAAIKEIKQPSGIPHLDVILSGPIPPNPSELIISGAMEEFVAELKEQYDYIIFDTPPLGLVSDAFELMPYADASLYIVRQGYTKKDMLRLVNDKYEKGEIKNISFVLNYFQQKKKYGYGYSYGYGAYNNGYHEEEKSGIFHRLRSVLTKRK, from the coding sequence ATGGAAGAAGATTTTGATGTACAAAGTTCCGGAGGTTTTTTTGATTTTAAAGGGTTCCTTTTTAGGTTAGTAAGTTTTTGGTGGTTATTTCTTATATCTCTTGCTATTGCTTTTGGGATTGCTAGATACATTAACGTACGGAAGGTTCCTATTTATAGAGAGACGAGTGTGATTTCTATTAAGGACGACCAGAACCAAATGTTTGGGGGTAATACCAGCTTGGTTTTTAATTGGGGAGGGACCACAGATAAGGTACAAACAAGTATCATAATGCTTAAGTCGCGTTCACACGCAGAGCGAGTCGTTCAATACCTACAGTATTACATTAACTACCAGAAACAAGGAGAATACCACATTGAAGATGTGTATGGAAATACCCCTTTTAGGTTAAAGCTAAATGACTCTTTCCCGCAACTGTATGGAAAACGAATGACATTTATAGACCAAGGTAACGGCTTGGTACGCATCAAAATTCCTTTTAATGGAGAAAATATTTCATTGTATAATTATAGAACTCTTCAACCTGCTATAATTCCTGGTCCAACGGAAAGTTTTGATGAGGTATTAAAAATAGGAGATACGATTGAAACACCATTTTTAAAAGGCGTCTTACTTCCTACAGAAGTCTACCCTCAGGAAGGGGATGCATATTTAGTGAGTTTAGGCAATTTTAATGCTACGGCTGGTAGATACCGAGGTATAGGGATTACCCAAACTCCTCGAGGAAGCTCTATTTTGGAACTTAGCCTAGTGGGGACTAATAAAAAGAGGCTTATTGATTATCTTAATGCTAGTATTGCCGTACGTACCGATGAGCAATTACGTCAAAAGAATCTTTTTGCTACTAAGACTATAAAATACATAGATAGTAGTTTAAAGTCTAGCAATAGAGATTTAGATAAAGCGCTTGCAGACCTTAACTATTTTCAAAGTAAAAATAGAGATGTTGCACTGTCTGGTGGGGCAGAGCAAATAAGTAGTGAGTTGCAGTCTCTAGATAATAAAAAGGATGAACTGGCAAGACAATTGGTCTATTACAAACAATTAGAAAATTATCTTACTACCAGAACAGATTATACAAATGTCCCAGCACCATCTGTTACGCTTATTAATGAAGGGAGTATAACTAATGGCGTTTCAAGTATTGTACAACTAGCATTACAGAGAAGTAATCTTTCTTATACAGCAAAGGAAGGGAATCCGGCCTTTAGAGACCTTGACAGACGTATAAATGCAGAGAAGGAAGTGTTGTTTGAAAATATACGTTCTAGCAAAGAGCAAATTAATTACCAGATAGCAACTCTTAATCAAGATATTAGAGAAGCGCAAGGACAGCTGCGACAGTTTCCTAAAGAGGAGCAAGAACTAGCCGAAATACAGCGCCGCTTTTCTATAAGTCAAGAAGCATATGATCTATACACCACAAAGCGAAGCGAGGCTGAAATTATAAAGGCATCCAATGTTTCAGATATTCTTTTTATAGACAAAGCAAAAGATGTGGGGAGAGGTCCCATAGGCCCTAATACACAACTTAATAAAGTGATGGCTGCATTTTTCGGGAGTGTTATACCAATCGCATTGGTGCTAATTCTATTTTTTCTTGATGCTAAGATTGGAACTCCAGAAGATGTAAAAAAAAGATCTAGCATAAATATATTAGGAGTTATAGGTAAAAACAAGAGAGGCTCAGTACTTGTAGTGCGAGATCACCCAAGATCTGCTATTGCTGAGGCTTTTAGAGGGTTGCGATCAAGCCTACAATTTATTTATAAGAAGAAAGGTTTAACTGGTGCCAAAACAGTATTAGTTACCTCTAGTATAAGCGGAGAGGGTAAGACGTTTACCTCTATAAATCTTGCTTCCGTTTTCGCTTTAAGCGAAAAGAAAACAGTTCTTGTGGGATTAGATTTACGGAAACCAAAAATATTTGACGACTTTAATATTGATAATGACAAAGGGGTTGTAAACTATTTGATAGGGGATGCAGCGATCAAGGAGATTAAGCAACCCTCTGGAATACCACATTTAGATGTGATTTTATCGGGACCGATCCCACCTAATCCTTCAGAATTGATTATAAGTGGTGCTATGGAGGAATTTGTGGCGGAACTTAAAGAGCAATATGATTACATCATTTTTGACACACCTCCTTTAGGTTTGGTTTCTGATGCTTTTGAACTAATGCCGTATGCAGACGCTTCTCTTTATATCGTTAGACAAGGATATACTAAAAAAGATATGCTACGTCTTGTTAATGATAAGTATGAGAAGGGAGAGATTAAAAATATTAGTTTTGTGCTTAATTATTTTCAGCAGAAGAAAAAGTACGGCTACGGCTACAGCTATGGCTATGGAGCCTATAATAATGGATATCACGAGGAGGAGAAATCTGGAATCTTTCATCGTTTAAGAAGCGTATTGACAAAAAGAAAGTAA
- a CDS encoding YceI family protein, protein MKKQILNTLAVVALMAGVVSCKEEDKNKTEVGEAQEVSVVADAQKFMVDADASTIMWEGSKPTGKHMGTINIDNGVVNVAGDVVTGTFLIDMTSIEVTDLKAGEGKEDLEGHLKGTAKEKEDHFFNVAKYPTAAFEVTGVTEKDGKKMMQGNLTIRDQKKSIEFPVNYSVNGNQMTLMSETFMIDRTEWGVNYGSQSVFDNLGDKFISDDVALTVNIKATKA, encoded by the coding sequence ATGAAAAAACAAATTCTAAATACACTTGCTGTAGTTGCTCTTATGGCAGGAGTTGTTTCTTGTAAAGAAGAAGACAAAAACAAAACAGAAGTTGGTGAAGCTCAAGAAGTTTCTGTTGTAGCTGATGCACAAAAATTTATGGTTGATGCAGATGCCTCTACAATTATGTGGGAAGGAAGCAAGCCTACTGGAAAACACATGGGAACTATAAACATCGATAATGGTGTTGTAAATGTTGCTGGTGATGTTGTTACTGGAACATTCTTAATCGACATGACTTCTATTGAAGTTACTGACCTTAAAGCAGGAGAAGGAAAAGAAGACCTAGAAGGTCACCTTAAAGGAACTGCTAAAGAAAAAGAAGATCATTTCTTCAACGTTGCAAAATATCCTACAGCTGCTTTTGAAGTAACAGGTGTGACTGAGAAAGATGGAAAGAAAATGATGCAAGGAAATCTAACAATTAGAGATCAGAAAAAAAGCATCGAATTTCCTGTAAACTATTCTGTAAATGGAAATCAAATGACACTTATGAGTGAGACATTTATGATTGATCGTACAGAATGGGGTGTGAACTACGGTTCACAATCAGTTTTTGACAACTTAGGAGACAAATTCATCAGTGATGATGTAGCTCTTACTGTAAACATAAAAGCTACAAAAGCTTAA
- a CDS encoding VOC family protein, whose product MKIQAYLAFSGACEQAFNFYKNLFGGSLQNKETWEGKGQDIPEHYRDKIQHIELKGSGVHFMGYDASPDTPINNGSNICMSIDLDSKEKADEIFNALSKSGTVHSPMQGSSWGEYYGRCSDQFDVMWMINAK is encoded by the coding sequence ATGAAAATTCAAGCATATTTAGCTTTTTCGGGGGCATGTGAACAAGCATTTAATTTCTACAAAAACCTTTTTGGAGGTTCTTTACAAAATAAAGAGACTTGGGAAGGAAAGGGACAAGACATTCCAGAGCACTACAGAGATAAGATTCAGCATATTGAATTAAAAGGATCAGGTGTTCACTTTATGGGCTATGATGCCTCACCAGATACTCCTATCAATAATGGAAGTAATATTTGCATGAGTATAGATCTTGATTCTAAAGAGAAGGCAGATGAAATTTTTAATGCTTTATCTAAATCTGGAACGGTGCATTCACCTATGCAAGGCTCAAGTTGGGGAGAATATTATGGAAGATGTTCAGATCAATTTGACGTCATGTGGATGATTAACGCAAAATAA
- a CDS encoding polysaccharide ABC transporter ATP-binding protein, with protein MEDIILKVENLSKQYRLGTVGTGTLGHDLNRVWHRILGKEDPYLKIGAVNDRSGTTTSEYVWALKDINFEVKRGEILGIIGKNGAGKSTLLKILSRVTSPSTGGIKTKGRIASLLEVGTGMHPELTGLENIYLNGAILGMTKSEIRLKIDEIVEFSGCQMYIDTPVKRYSSGMRVRLGFAVAAFLEPDILVVDEVLAVGDAEFQRKAIGKMQDISNTSERTVLFVSHNMASVQQLCTKSILLINGSIVFTGDTEKAIEKYLSSERIVEDTSYLKQYIKEQDDEIFKLQSLEITQSNTQNKIFYSSSKVEITYIFEIFKETMGLRIGFDLYDTKTGGILWRSYHDDLGSEIMTLPIGNYSFKAIIPRNLLKAGSYALKPIVGIHNNRWIIYEDRLVLGFEIENTKGIDTLFTGERPGVILPAIEWSHE; from the coding sequence ATGGAAGATATTATTTTAAAGGTAGAGAATCTTTCTAAACAATATAGGCTAGGGACTGTTGGAACTGGTACTTTAGGTCACGACTTAAATAGAGTCTGGCATCGCATACTTGGTAAAGAAGATCCGTATTTAAAGATTGGAGCTGTAAATGATCGCTCGGGCACTACAACATCAGAGTATGTATGGGCATTGAAAGACATTAATTTTGAAGTAAAACGGGGAGAGATTCTTGGAATCATTGGTAAAAACGGAGCGGGCAAATCTACCTTACTTAAAATTTTATCAAGAGTCACAAGTCCCTCTACGGGAGGTATAAAAACTAAGGGAAGAATTGCGAGTCTTTTGGAAGTTGGTACGGGAATGCATCCAGAGCTAACAGGCTTGGAAAATATCTATTTAAACGGAGCTATTTTAGGAATGACGAAGTCTGAGATACGTTTAAAGATTGACGAGATTGTTGAATTTTCTGGCTGCCAGATGTATATAGATACCCCAGTAAAAAGATATTCAAGCGGGATGCGGGTACGCTTAGGGTTTGCAGTTGCAGCTTTTTTGGAGCCCGATATTTTAGTCGTTGATGAGGTGCTGGCTGTTGGTGATGCAGAGTTCCAGAGGAAAGCAATTGGTAAGATGCAAGATATAAGTAACACAAGCGAAAGAACTGTTTTGTTTGTGAGTCATAATATGGCTAGTGTACAACAGTTGTGTACTAAAAGTATTTTATTAATAAACGGTAGTATTGTTTTCACAGGAGATACAGAGAAGGCAATTGAAAAATATTTATCATCAGAAAGAATTGTAGAGGATACATCTTATCTAAAACAATATATTAAGGAGCAAGATGATGAAATTTTTAAATTGCAAAGCTTAGAAATTACTCAATCAAACACTCAAAATAAAATTTTCTATTCAAGTAGTAAAGTTGAAATAACGTACATTTTTGAAATTTTCAAAGAGACTATGGGTCTTCGTATTGGATTTGATTTATATGATACCAAAACGGGAGGCATCCTTTGGAGATCTTACCACGATGATCTTGGTTCAGAAATTATGACACTACCAATAGGTAATTATTCTTTTAAGGCTATTATACCAAGGAATCTACTAAAAGCTGGATCCTATGCATTAAAGCCTATCGTTGGGATTCACAACAATAGATGGATAATATATGAGGATAGGCTTGTATTAGGCTTTGAAATTGAAAATACAAAAGGAATAGACACCCTATTTACAGGTGAAAGACCAGGGGTCATACTGCCAGCAATTGAATGGAGCCATGAATAA
- a CDS encoding ferritin-like domain-containing protein — protein sequence MEKTVVEIAQEDEHKKLVDNLQNLIEKNYDAEEGYKKAMEKADNMELKKYLNNRAVLRNGFAQELSNTVLGLNETPKTSGSTTGVLHRTWMNLVDAFSSNSDEGILEECIRGEKASVEEYKEFLEDTRLPENITATVTNQMFKVEETLSEIKYLEDIV from the coding sequence ATGGAAAAGACAGTAGTAGAAATAGCACAAGAAGATGAACATAAAAAGTTAGTAGATAATCTTCAAAATCTGATTGAAAAAAATTACGACGCAGAGGAAGGTTACAAAAAAGCTATGGAGAAAGCAGATAATATGGAGTTGAAAAAATACTTGAATAATAGGGCGGTACTAAGAAATGGCTTTGCTCAAGAATTAAGCAATACCGTCTTAGGCTTAAATGAAACTCCTAAAACATCTGGGAGCACTACTGGAGTGTTGCATAGAACTTGGATGAATCTTGTGGATGCTTTTAGCTCAAACTCAGATGAAGGGATTCTTGAGGAGTGTATACGAGGGGAAAAAGCAAGTGTTGAAGAATACAAAGAATTTCTTGAAGATACCCGTTTACCAGAAAATATTACAGCTACAGTGACCAATCAAATGTTTAAGGTGGAAGAGACGCTTTCTGAAATCAAATATCTTGAAGATATTGTATAG